The window GGTGCTTGCGCTTCGACGGAGAGATGGGGCCGGGCTGCCTGCTTCTTGGCACGTCACCTGCTTCTTCCGCCTTTTCCCGGTTCAGCTCATTCTGGAACGTCTTATTCTCCGCACGAGCGAAGCGCTCCAAGGACGCGGTCAGGGGGAGCCTGGgagcctcgagcgccttctcCGTGGCGTAGACGAGCAAGGGGGTCTTGGTCACCTGCCAGACCTCTTGCAGCATCGCGTCTGCGTCCATTTTCTGTTGAATGTAAGCAACGGAATGAAGACGCAGCGGGCACGGCACAGCCTCCACCACGTACCTCTGTTTTCACCGAGGGCTCATCCCTGGGCACGTATGCCAATCTCCACCACTGGTCCGAGGGTTCTGACACTTCCTCCCACTCCATCAGGTCTGAAACGCAACGCTGGCGAAGATAGATGACGTCCGTCGGAGTCGCGATGCCGCAGAGGAGGTACTTCTTGCATCTCATGGGCTCGGGACGACCTGGCTTGTCGGGCTCGGTGAGAAGGCTGCCGAGAAAGCGCTTCTTCCTCTTGACTCGCTCCAAGCGCTCGGTCAGTCCTGTCTCCGCGTCAGCGCCGCACGATACCGTGTCGCAAGACTGGTCGTCGGCTTACCCTTCAATTTTGCCTCGAGCTTTTCGGACTCCCGGGCAGTCATCCGGAGCACCTCCTGCACGTTGCCGGAAACACGacgctcctcctcgttcAGTTCGGAAGGCGCCGATAGATAGTCGGGAAATCTGTCGTTGTTGAAGCCGGCCGCCTCCATGGCGCGAAATCGACCACGGCCCTCGAGGTACTCTTGGTAGAGAGTCCAGCGAAGAGATAGGGTAGTAATCATGTCGAGGGCATCGTTGCGGAATGGGTGGTCCCAATCCTCCTCCCTCCAGGCAGTGACCCTCCGCTTGGCTTTTGCGATGGCATCCACCTCGATGATGGCGTCCCGCAAACCTTGCTGGATACGTCTGGCTTCCGACATTCGACTCTCCAGATACCTTTCCGGATAAAATTCCAGCGGGATTTCGAGGGAcggcccgacggcgtcggcgccgatcTTGAGAGGGAGAACTTCACCCATCTCCTTGAACATGGCCATCTTCGGGTCTTGATCCTCATCGACAGCAAAAGCGTCACTCCACATGATGCGATCCAGCGTCTCGTACAACGTCCTGGCGGAGTCATCTTCGCCCGTTTCCATGTCCTTAATCTCGAGCAAGCCAAAGGTGGCATCCatgtcctcatcctcatcgtctGGTTGGCTGGAGAGGCGGGCTTGGGTGACGACGTGGGTGAGGGGCTTCATCAGGTCACCACCCGCCTCTATGATATGCTCATAAAACTGTCTTTCGGGACCCAAGTCCGACGATGGAATCAAGTCTGCGAGCACGCTGACGGTACCGTAGCTGCGCTCGGTCGAGTCTAGAAAGGCCATGAGCCTGTGGATTTCCTCTTCGCAGCTCGGGGCGGAGCCGTGCCGCTCGGCCCAGTTCAACTCGCCAGTTTGCAGCTGGGCGAGAACTTGGGGGGGGAGTATCTCCTGGCCTTTCCACCACTCGGTGTTGAAGCCgtacgacgccgccggcgtgccgGTCTGCAGCAGGATGTTCCGAGATAGAGGGATCCAGTGCAGAATGGTGAGGAGGCCTCCGAGGCGATGCTCTCCGGAAGAGCAGTGCCCTTGGACCAGGAAGGCGGGTGTGCCCGACGGCCGCTTTCTGTCTTCCGGCGCCGGAGCCTTGGAGGCATCGGTTTCGGTAGGGACCATGGCCCAGACGTCCTGATCATACTCGTGTCGGGTTGCGGGTCCGAAAGACGAAATCGGGTTCATGGTCCGGAGCATGTCGGGTTCCTGGTCGGGCAGTGCGATGCCAGCCTCCTGCGCGGATTCTCGCAGGGCGCGCTGCATGTCCTCGTCTTCTCGAGAACGAGAGTTTGACCTGGCTGCACGGCGGATACGGGGCGTGAGAACACGGCTCTGCATCGTGCGAGAAGGATGGCACATACCTGGACCGTCTTCTCCCACATTCCAATCCACCACCTTTCCCGACGGCGATCGATTGTTCGatctcgacggcggacgggaAGGAGCGCCAGGTCCGTAGCTTTCGTGGGTCGAATTCATGCCTTCAATGACATCACTCTGGCCGAGGGACTCGATGTGAAACGCTGCTAGGTCAGCTCGCGGACTGCGGACGCCGTTTGGGAAGCACTCACATATGCCGGTGTGGTTATCGGTACCGTCTCTGTCTGCCGAGAACATGTCCTCGTTCCACAATTGCGAATATTTTTGTCGAAACTGCTTCACTATTAGCTGGTGATTCTGCATGTCGTCTGTCGAGGGGGTGTCGCCGTACGTTGTCAGCATTGTCGAAAAACTGCGAGACGACGGACTCGATGTTTCCCCCGTTATCCTGCGGCGAGTCCCATCAGCCAGCTGGGCTTTCCACTCGAAGCCCGACGGGGGCAGGGTACGGCTTCGGCTACCTTGAGCGCGTGAATGACCATTTTGCGATCTCTTACATGGTCAAGACTCGCAAATTCGAGCACTCGCctgacgtcgtcctcggacgGCTCGGTGGATGCCATCGTCGTGGGTTGCGCTTCCAGCTTCGCGAGACGCCTGCATGAGAACTTGACAGGAGCGGCGGGAGGCGCGATCTGCGCGATCCGCGCGAAGGATCCGTATGCGGCGAGCTCTGGAAGGCTCTACGGAGGCT of the Drechmeria coniospora strain ARSEF 6962 chromosome 01, whole genome shotgun sequence genome contains:
- a CDS encoding ubiquitin interaction domain-containing protein, which encodes MASTEPSEDDVRRVLEFASLDHDNGGNIESVVSQFFDNADNFRQKYSQLWNEDMFSADRDGTDNHTGICECFPNGVRSPRADLAAFHIESLGQSDVIEGMNSTHESYGPGAPSRPPSRSNNRSPSGKVVDWNVGEDGPARSNSRSREDEDMQRALRESAQEAGIALPDQEPDMLRTMNPISSFGPATRHEYDQDVWAMVPTETDASKAPAPEDRKRPSGTPAFLVQGHCSSGEHRLGGLLTILHWIPLSRNILLQTGTPAASYGFNTEWWKGQEILPPQVLAQLQTGELNWAERHGSAPSCEEEIHRLMAFLDSTERSYGTVSVLADLIPSSDLGPERQFYEHIIEAGGDLMKPLTHVVTQARLSSQPDDEDEDMDATFGLLEIKDMETGEDDSARTLYETLDRIMWSDAFAVDEDQDPKMAMFKEMGEVLPLKIGADAVGPSLEIPLEFYPERYLESRMSEARRIQQGLRDAIIEVDAIAKAKRRVTAWREEDWDHPFRNDALDMITTLSLRWTLYQEYLEGRGRFRAMEAAGFNNDRFPDYLSAPSELNEEERRVSGNVQEVLRMTARESEKLEAKLKGLTERLERVKRKKRFLGSLLTEPDKPGRPEPMRCKKYLLCGIATPTDVIYLRQRCVSDLMEWEEVSEPSDQWWRLAYVPRDEPSVKTEKMDADAMLQEVWQVTKTPLLVYATEKALEAPRLPLTASLERFARAENKTFQNELNREKAEEAGDVPRSRQPGPISPSKRKHRADSVDSMDSNRASIGSDDLVGHPLDEEHGISALEMADMSEPLLGDKAEVDFDATDERTATLRATFTESTSATLTPSTLPAEDADGPVGQELERESEMQERSRPPVIVTARPPGRAVRGGDKDEMDMDLPSH